One window of Jannaschia sp. CCS1 genomic DNA carries:
- a CDS encoding amino acid ABC transporter ATP-binding protein, with protein sequence MANTAEDRAIDRSQMKVSDEVAIEIDGMNKWYGTFHVLRDINLTVNQGERIVICGPSGSGKSTLIRCINALEEHQQGSIVVDGTLLSNDLKNIDKIRSEVGMCFQHFNLFPHLTILENCTLAPIWVRKTPKKEAEETAMHFLEKVKIPEQADKYPGQLSGGQQQRVAIARSLCMRPRIMLFDEPTSALDPEMIKEVLDTMIELAEEGMTMLCVTHEMGFARQVANRVIFMDAGQIVEQNEPEEFFTNPKSERTQLFLSQILGH encoded by the coding sequence ATGGCTAACACTGCAGAAGATCGTGCGATCGACCGCTCTCAAATGAAGGTCTCCGATGAGGTCGCGATTGAGATTGACGGGATGAACAAGTGGTACGGCACCTTCCACGTGCTGCGCGACATCAACCTGACCGTGAACCAGGGGGAGCGGATCGTGATCTGCGGCCCCTCGGGCTCGGGCAAATCGACGCTGATCCGGTGCATCAATGCGCTGGAAGAGCATCAGCAAGGCTCCATCGTCGTGGACGGCACGCTGTTGTCCAACGACCTCAAGAACATCGACAAGATCCGGTCGGAGGTGGGCATGTGCTTCCAGCACTTCAACCTGTTTCCGCATCTGACGATCCTTGAGAATTGTACGCTGGCGCCGATCTGGGTGCGCAAAACGCCCAAGAAGGAAGCCGAGGAAACGGCGATGCATTTCCTGGAGAAGGTGAAGATCCCCGAGCAGGCCGACAAATATCCCGGCCAGCTTTCGGGCGGTCAGCAGCAGCGCGTCGCCATCGCGCGGTCGCTCTGCATGCGGCCCCGGATCATGCTGTTCGATGAGCCGACCTCGGCGCTGGACCCCGAGATGATCAAGGAAGTGCTCGACACGATGATCGAGTTGGCGGAGGAGGGCATGACCATGCTCTGCGTGACCCACGAGATGGGCTTTGCCCGTCAGGTTGCCAACCGTGTGATCTTCATGGATGCAGGTCAGATCGTGGAGCAGAACGAGCCGGAGGAGTTCTTCACGAACCCCAAATCCGAGCGGACGCAGCTGTTCCTGAGCCAGATCCTGGGGCACTAG
- a CDS encoding SixA phosphatase family protein, with the protein MSRTLILIRHCKSDWTTDAPTDHDRVLNPRGRRDAPRIGAWLAARDLIPDTVLCSDAQRTQETWERIATRLPSQPPVSLSHALYLAEPAAMLHAIRKAAGKTVALVGHCPGILTLAWDLAAMPVADPDFGAYPTGAVTVFDFDDATWGAVEQGEIRAFVTPRSLPDPA; encoded by the coding sequence ATGAGCCGGACCCTGATTCTGATCCGCCATTGCAAGTCGGACTGGACAACCGACGCGCCCACCGATCATGATCGTGTCCTCAATCCGCGCGGCCGCCGCGATGCCCCCCGCATCGGCGCATGGCTGGCGGCGCGTGATCTGATACCCGACACGGTGCTATGCTCGGATGCGCAACGAACGCAGGAAACCTGGGAGAGGATTGCCACCCGTCTGCCCTCCCAACCGCCGGTCAGCCTCAGCCACGCGCTTTATCTGGCAGAGCCCGCCGCCATGCTGCACGCGATCCGCAAGGCCGCGGGCAAGACCGTCGCCCTTGTCGGCCATTGTCCCGGAATTTTGACACTGGCCTGGGATCTGGCGGCAATGCCCGTGGCCGATCCCGATTTCGGTGCCTATCCGACCGGCGCAGTGACGGTGTTTGACTTTGACGACGCCACCTGGGGCGCGGTCGAGCAGGGTGAAATTCGCGCCTTCGTCACCCCCCGAAGCCTGCCCGACCCGGCCTGA